Genomic window (Sparus aurata chromosome 19, fSpaAur1.1, whole genome shotgun sequence):
GCTCCAGTCTTCAGGTTTGCCATTTCAGCCGCTTAGATTCAGTCCTGTAAAAAATCCACTACTCACTGTACAGTATGCTCAGGCAAAATCATTCACTTCTAATCAAATAGGTAAGTTGCTCAAGAAAATGTTATCTAGAGACAAAGACAGGTACAATCTAATAAACGTACTCTGACCTGTTTGGCTGTGGGAGGAGGGATGTCAGCTGTCGTTCCTCTGTGCTTTATGTTGAGATCCCTCTTCTTTAAGTAGCTCCCTTCCTCAAAATTACCGTCCGTTTGCATGAGGGATTTGGCTAACAGTCGTGCAAAAGATTCAAATTTCACCTGAAGCAAATtaatctttttctttattttgcttttcaACTACAATGACCTCCCAGCCCCCTGAAGCAGGTCAAGCTAagatgtaaacacattttaaactgaTGCTTCAAATTGAAATTGAAGCGTCGCCTGAGAAATGGGTGAACTGCTCCAGATGATGACACGGCCATTAAGTGTAATTTAGTCTGCAGGCATTCTGCACACGCTGCGAcagacgtctgaagcgtttacATCTAGTTTACCTACCACATTTAAGGACACAGGCCCTTTTTTGAAAATCCATTTCGAATGCACACACGTTCCCTCTGCTCCGGTCTATGTATTTGGCTGGCAAATGGGCAGAACATTCAAATGACACCCTCTGATATTCACAGGAactgtttgaaatgtaaatcagctctgtgggtgcagccAGTTGTCTCCAGATATAACCAGCTGGATCAGGTTCATTGCCAAATAGATTCATTACTTAGATTATAGATTTTGTTTGACTTTGGGTAACAGAAGTTATTTCACTCAAAGACGAGATAAGACATTTGCACCGGGATGGTTTTaacattaattattttattatgttcTTAATAACTGTCTccatcagcagcatcatcacaatcatcatcatcatcatcatcggcagcagcagcagcagcagcagcagcagcagcagcagcatactCATGTGGATCTAACACGGACGGATGTGAATGAACAtctggaagaggaagagagacggACGAGAGAAAGTGAggaagagagggacagagggatAGGGCTGAAAACAGAATGCTCAACATTTTGTATCACAGCAGATGAGAAATACGCGGATGGGAACACAGCATTGTTGGTCCCAAAGCTGAACAGCAGATGGCGGCACAGCACACGCCATGAAGCAACGAACGGGGAGCATTCTCACCTATGCTCCTCTCAGAGGAGTGGCTGCACGCCAGACATCTCCACTCCTCCATGTAACTGCACAGGCAAAAGAGCAAAGTATAAACAAAACCCCAAATGACACACATTCAATTATTGTCACCCACATTGCAGCGTCATGAATCAGAATGTCTTGACTTTGTGGATCTTACTCCTCAAAGTTGAGAGTGTTGGTCCAGGCCAGGAGCTCTTCCAGCTCCCAGTCCTTCGGTGTCTCATCGTCTCCCTTCTCCTCAGTGACGCCCGTCCCTTCCTGTGCTGAGTTCTCCACCAGCGTCGCCATGTATCGGTGCTCTGGGTCAGTCTGCAGACGTCCCCGGTTATACCTGAATGTAAGGGACGGAGGGCATTTGGCCATGTCACAGAAAAgtattttccacattttttgattgaaaaGAGCAGAAAGGGACTTTAATGTCCATGTGAAGGTTTGGCAGACTTGCAGTGTGTTAACAATTAAgcctttgttttttctcacagaGTCTGCAGCGTCCACACTATTCCAATTCAAAGACGTGGCGCCACACCAGGCATGACTCATACAATCAACTGCTGTCAGGCTGTTTCGTCAGGTGTGTTCcggaaaacctgcagccacacgacCCTTTATTAGATAGTTTAGACAGGCCCGGGAGGCAAACTGGTGCTCTGAGTTACACCCTATATTAGTGCTAACACGCTAATGTGTTAAATCATCCGCCTGATTGAGTGCGTCATGGTTCGGGTTTTTTTGGTTTagtcatttcatgttttattttggcggttcatccttttgttttcatcttctgCTTCCACCCTTTTTTTTGACTGTCCCATTAGTTTCACCTGCCTCTCATTAGGCTCCCCTCCCTTGTGTGTTCCCCTCTGTGTAACTCCTCATGTTCTCTGGCCTCGTGCTTTTGGTTTCCTGCCTGTGTTCTCAGAGTTTCGGGGTTGTAATTGGTTTCGATTCTTTTTGGTATTGTCCCAGTCGGTTTTTGTTGCTTGGGTTTCGGGATTCTTGTGTCCAACCTTTCAAAAATTGTCCCGGTTGGGGGAAAGAAAGCAGATTTGTGCGCCAGTTTTCCAGCTGCATCTCATCTCTTTAACCAGGCTTCTAAAAACACTAAGCCCTGCAACTTCAGCTACCAGATACTGATGCAACACTTTGGCTCAATTTATTTCCAGTCTTgctatttttgttgttgttgttgcctgtTTTCCAGGACTCCTCCTATCCTCCGTTTCCCTAGTAGTCCCGTCTGTTCCAACTCCGGTCCCTCTTTCCTGCCCATCAATTGTTCcgacctgatgatggtgctagTTGAAAAGTTGGGGCGGATTATCGAACATGAACGTCTGCGCCAGAGTTCACGACGATCCATAGAATacttgttgagatatttcacttgAGAACATCGTTTTCAGACTCAAACTGGCTCTAGAGGGAAGTCAGGGGATCTCGTGACGATCCATCCAGTAGCTGTGATATAACGGCCTGTCCAACATCCCTACGATCTAAAAACAACACTCACTGcatgataaaaatgttttcaacccATTCCCCAAGCTGTGATTTCTAATTTAGTAAAAGCTAGAATCCTAAATGAAACATGCCCTTGGTCATTTGTACAGTTGTGTCTATTAATCATAGTCCATTATTTGATATCTGCGTACTAAAGACGCAAGATTCTGAATTTCAAAGCTACGTCCCCTTGGGCCACAGGTATTAAGGACCTTTAATACACAATCAGAACAGCAGCGTGTTGTTAATCAACCTGCCGTTTTCTAAAGGTCAACAGGAGGCTTCCTTTCAGAGAGGCCGGCGCTTTTCGCACTGTGAATGGAGTTAAATAATAATACACGCTTGATTAGACACAAACGGGGTCTAGAATTTGCCGTTGCCCTCCGATGCTAATTTTAGGCCACAGTCGTCCAGCAGAAGACTAGTTTTCAGGGTCGGTCAAACACATGGCTCTCAATTTTGGGCCGCCCGTGCCTCCTCAAACTCACATCTGCGTCAGCCATtccattttcctcctcttcctccactcgTCTACATCCCGTTGCCGCTGCAACGTGGAATAGTGGAAGTCTTTTTTCTTGTTGGCGCCGACCTCCGTGGGGTCAGCCGTGGGTACCACctgtcagagagaagaagaagaagaagaagaagaagaagaagaagaagaagaagaagcgcaTGAACAAAGACTTCATAACATCTGCGCGTGTCATCTGAATCGAATAAGGTGTCTGAGAGCATTACGtttcaaaacaatgtgtttaatGTGGCTGTTTTATCTGTTTAATATAAGGGCATCAGACTCTTAGGTGACAGGCTTCTTCACCTTGCAGCAAAAGAGCCTCCAGCTGTTGTTCTCCATACGCCGGTACCATCCTGATCGATCCTCCTGCCCAACAGGCAGGCCTCTTTTAGACTGCGGGGCTGCAGGCTTCTTCAGGCCTTTGGTGTAATTCCTTGGGCTGCTGGCACACACGTCAGTGATGGGCCGATGGGTGAAGATCTTGTAGTAAATGCTGGGCGGAAAAGTAATCTGAAGGCAAAGTTAAAGTTAAGATGTTCAGAGTTACATCTGCAGTATTATATGCGTGCAGTTGCTGGGTAAATTAGCGACGTTCCTCCGTTCGGCTCTCACCCCTCCAAGTCGAAACCTGATGAAAACCCCCGCAGCGGCATCCAGCAACTCTGCCTGGCGTGGGAAAATCAAATTTGACCATTTATTTCCCATCATACagcatatttacatgtatgtctATTTCCTTTTTCAATGAGAGCATGGTTTCTGTCACCTCTCGGGGATTGACAGTTTTGAGAATCCTCTGTGGATCCTGCTGGTTGCAGTGGCTGATGCGATATTTTAAGTACTTGAAGACCTGTCTGTACTGCAGTTTGGGTAGAAAAATGGGTTTTTAGTCGATGCCCGTTTACTTTGAGTCATGTGTGTACAAGAGCTGCAGCGCTCACCACATATCTTATCCAGGCCCTCTGAATTCTTCTGGCTGCTATCTGCTGTTCGTCCTGCAGACTTGGAGGTGTGCGAGGAAacgagaggaggggagaaggtAACAGTTACTTACTTGAGATAATAATACACATTAATGCACCAATTTGTGCGCGCCACTCATTGCTTATCATTGCTTAGGTGCAATATATATGATTTTTAGTTAGttacattcaaaaatgaacGGACATTGCCGACAGAATGTGAATAAGTCAAAGTTttgacgttatgtcaaagacTGTGAATTTTGTTGAGgagatatctgctgaagttagcatgctaaccagctagcccccaGTCCTGAGCACCTCTGTTACTCCCAGCAATGGCTGCTGCGACATTCTCAAATGATGCACGTTTCGGTGTGTGCACTCTCGCTGACGTGAGTTCAGTGTGTTGGTCTTTTCGTAGTGTGACGTCAGTTTACAGGTCAGTGCGTCACACCTTACAAATCACACCACCCTCGTGGCTCCAGCTCGCCACACGTTGATGTAGAATTGGTGTACAGGTGTATTCAACGGGCCGCCACCTCGACCTCGTCTCGCTGAAGTTGCCAAATGGTGGGGCCGAATTCGGCAAATGCTATCCTCCTCACACCCTCCCAAcccacactcactcactcaccagGCAGTTTTCACACTCAAAATCATTCGCTTTACTTTTCAAGTTACTGGCCTTCTCATAATGCATCCgtagaaaatgcatttttaaattcaaacttTCATCTGG
Coding sequences:
- the c19h11orf65 gene encoding protein MFI isoform X2; its protein translation is MSLQDEQQIAARRIQRAWIRYVITFPPSIYYKIFTHRPITDVCASSPRNYTKGLKKPAAPQSKRGLPVGQEDRSGWYRRMENNSWRLFCCKVVPTADPTEVGANKKKDFHYSTLQRQRDVDEWRKRRKMEWLTQMYNRGRLQTDPEHRYMATLVENSAQEGTGVTEEKGDDETPKDWELEELLAWTNTLNFEDYMEEWRCLACSHSSERSIDVHSHPSVLDPHEYAAAAAAAAAAAAADDDDDDDCDDAADGDSY
- the c19h11orf65 gene encoding protein MFI isoform X1, with protein sequence MSLQDEQQIAARRIQRAWIRYVYRQVFKYLKYRISHCNQQDPQRILKTVNPREAELLDAAAGVFIRFRLGGITFPPSIYYKIFTHRPITDVCASSPRNYTKGLKKPAAPQSKRGLPVGQEDRSGWYRRMENNSWRLFCCKVVPTADPTEVGANKKKDFHYSTLQRQRDVDEWRKRRKMEWLTQMYNRGRLQTDPEHRYMATLVENSAQEGTGVTEEKGDDETPKDWELEELLAWTNTLNFEDYMEEWRCLACSHSSERSIDVHSHPSVLDPHEYAAAAAAAAAAAAADDDDDDDCDDAADGDSY